The Hevea brasiliensis isolate MT/VB/25A 57/8 chromosome 1, ASM3005281v1, whole genome shotgun sequence genome has a window encoding:
- the LOC110636671 gene encoding protein NETWORKED 3A-like produces the protein MENNGASCSSTPDNHDCPQQSQWLQLTLSDSNKRIKAMMTLLEEDDNTSTRDEIYCKRRVKLFQMLEGFNNSYRSLAEKYDKLRSESCHENNPGSIPSACSDTNEKTRLITSSTNSELKLFDSYLDSILEDPDADCDNTDFNFEYLNNLVEKLMSTEPHAQSMEMKMKLDSRENHCNEGARDLCDQNGVNVKIDDSNSVQNQATVRDLSENSYEQANRWSELKFQVTKLMEENLKQQVELARRNIQKRLVINRLQSELEHLKGENRALQNCINCLKVGEKPNQFQTSKLKRIFSSKFF, from the exons ATGGAAAACAATGGAGCTTCTTGTTCTTCAACTCCAGATAACCATGATTGTCCCCAGCAATCCCAATGGCTTCAATTAACTCTATCAG ATTCAAACAAGAGAATTAAAGCCATGATGACCCTTCTGGAAGAAGATGACAATACTTCAACTAGAGATGAGATCTATTGCAAGCGGAGGGTGAAGCTGTTTCAAATGCTTGAAGGGTTCAATAATTCTTATCGTTCTTTGGCTGAAAAATATGATAAGTTGAGGTCTGAATCATGCCATGAAAATAATCCAGGATCCATTCCTTCTGCATGTTCTGACACGAATGAGAAGACAAGACTTATAACAAGTTCCACCAATTCCGAATTGAAGCTTTTTGATTCCTATCTGGATTCCATTCTTGAAGACCCTGATGCTGATTGTGACAATACGGACTTCAACTTTGAATACCTGAACAATCTAGTGGAAAAACTGATGTCGACTGAGCCACACGCACAGAGCATGGAAATGAAAATGAAACTTGATAGCAGAGAAAACCATTGTAATGAAGGCGCCAGAGATTTGTGCGACCAAAATGGTGTCAATGTGAAGATAGATGATTCAAACTCAGTTCAGAATCAGGCTACGGTTAGAGATCTCTCAGAAAATAGTTATGAGCAGGCCAATAGATGGTCTGAACTCAAGTTTCAAGTTACAAAACTCATGGAGGAAAATCTGAAGCAGCAGGTCGAGTTGGCAAGGAGAAACATCCAAAAGAGACTGGTAATTAATAGACTCCAGTCAGAACTGGAACATCTGAAGGGTGAGAACAGGGCCCTGCAAAATTGTATCAACTGCTTAAAAGTTGGAGAGAAACCAAACCAATTTCAGACGTCAAAATTGAAAAGAATATTTTCAAGCAAGTTCTTTTGA
- the LOC110636659 gene encoding pentatricopeptide repeat-containing protein At3g26782, mitochondrial, translating to MKNPISNSFLVLVRVHCKIQRRHYSTTTNTYLKSWFNKYFDKTNVFSWNSLIADLARAGDSFESLRAFSSMRKLDLKPSRSTFPCAIKACSALFDLHSGKQAHQQAFVFGFESDLFVSSALIDMYAKCGRLSDARVLFDEISQRSIVTWTTMITGYVQNDNAYEALLLFKEFLIEESERNGEGTDVFMDSVAMVAVLSACSRVSEKGVIEGVHGFVVKMGLDKDLGAENTLLDAYAKCGEVGLSRKVFEGIAERDSVSWNSMIAVYAQNGLSSEAFLAFHVMINDGDVKYNAVTLSTLLLACANSGALREGKCIHDQVIRMGWDDNVILGTSIIDMYCKCGRVEMARKAFDGMKEKNVKSWTAMVTGYGMHGCAREALDVFYKMIGAGVKPNYVTFVSVLSACSHAGLLDEGWYWFNAMNHKFNVEPGVEHYSCIVDLLGRAGYLNEAYDLIKRMRTKPDYVLWGSLLAACRIYKNVELAEISARQLFELDSSNCGYYILLSNIYADAGRWKEVERIRVLVKDRGLVKPPGFSLVELKGKVHLFLVGDKEHPECEKIYRFLEELNVKLQQAGYAPNMASVLHDVDEEEKEMALRVHSEKLAVAFGVMNSFPGSTIHIIKNLRVCHDCHTVIKLISKIVDREIVVRDIKRFHHFKDGLCTCGDYW from the exons ATGAAGAATCCAATTTCTAATTCATTTCTGGTTCTAGTCAGAGTCCATTGTAAAATCCAGAGACGCCATTATTCCACCACAACCAACACTTACCTCAAATCCTGGTTCAACAAATACTTTGACAAGACCAATGTCTTCTCGTGGAACTCGCTCATCGCCGACTTGGCTCGAGCCGGCGATTCATTCGAGTCTCTTCGTGCTTTCTCCTCAATGCGAAAGCTCGATCTCAAACCCAGCCGCTCCACTTTCCCTTGCGCAATTAAAGCATGCTCAGCTCTGTTCGATCTTCACTCCGGCAAGCAAGCTCATCAACAagcttttgtttttggttttgaatcAGACCTCTTTGTATCATCAGCGTTGATTGATATGTACGCGAAATGTGGGCGATTAAGTGATGCTAGAGTCCTGTTCGATGAAATTTCTCAAAGAAGCATTGTCACATGGACTACGATGATTACTGGTTATGTCCAAAATGACAATGCCTACGAAGCGTTATTGCTTTTTAAAGAGTTCTTGATTGAAGAGAGTGAGAGAAATGGTGAGGGCACCGACGTTTTTATGGATTCAGTTGCTATGGTGGCTGTTTTATCTGCTTGTTCTCGTGTTTCTGAGAAAGGAGTGATTGAGGGAGTTCATGGGTTTGTGGTAAAGATGGGATTGGATAAAGATTTGGGAGCTGAGAATACTTTGTTGGATGCATATGCAAAGTGTGGTGAAGTGGGCTTGTCTAGGAAGGTGTTTGAGGGGATAGCTGAGAGGGATTCAGTTTCCTGGAATTCTATGATTGCTGTGTATGCCCAAAATGGGTTATCCAGTGAGGCTTTTCTTGCTTTTCACGTGATGATAAATGATGGTGATGTCAAATACAATGCAGTGACATTGTCTACTTTGTTGTTGGCATGTGCAAATTCAGGGGCTCTGCGTGAGGGGAAGTGTATACATGATCAG GTAATAAGGATGGGTTGGGATGATAATGTGATTTTGGGTACCTCTATCATAGACATGTATTGTAAGTGTGGACGAGTCGAAATGGCAAGGAAAGCATTTGATGGCATGAAGGAGAAGAATGTGAAGTCATGGACTGCCATGGTTACAGGCTATGGAATGCATGGCTGTGCAAGAGAAGCTTTGGATGTTTTCTACAAGATGATAGGAGCTGGGGTCAAACCAAATTACGTAACTTTTGTTTCAGTTCTGTCTGCTTGTAGCCATGCTGGCCTTTTAGATGAAGGCTGGTATTGGTTCAATGCCATGAATCATAAATTTAATGTAGAACCTGGGGTTGAGCACTATAGTTGCATAGTTGATCTTCTTGGCCGTGCCGGTTATCTCAATGAAGCGTATGATTTGATAAAGAGGATGAGGACCAAGCCTGATTATGTACTCTGGGGCTCTCTTCTTGCAGCTTGTCGTATTTACAAAAATGTGGAGCTTGCAGAGATTTCTGCAAGACAACTGTTTGAGCTGGACTCAAGTAACTGTGGATATTACATCTTACTTTCGAACATATATGCTGATGCTGGAAGATGGAAAGAAGTTGAAAGAATTAGAGTACTTGTGAAAGATCGTGGACTTGTTAAACCACCTGGATTCAGTTTGGTTGAACTAAAGGGTAAGGTGCATTTATTCTTGGTTGGAGATAAAGAGCATCCTGAATGTGAGAAGATATACAGGTTTTTGGAGGAACTTAATGTGAAGTTGCAACAAGCTGGCTATGCACCTAATATGGCATCAGTTCTTCATGATGTTGATGAGGAAGAGAAGGAAATGGCCCTGCGAGTTCACAGTGAGAAGTTGGCTGTTGCCTTTGGGGTCATGAATTCATTTCCTGGTTCAACAATTCATATTATTAAAAATCTTAGGGTTTGTCATGACTGTCATACAGTCATTAAGCTTATTTCCAAGATTGTTGATCGAGAAATTGTGGTAAGAGACATAAAGCGATTTCATCACTTCAAGGATGGTTTGTGTACATGTGGAGACTATTGGTGA
- the LOC110636664 gene encoding uncharacterized protein LOC110636664 produces the protein MATTFKKFSGSSSSSAAAAAVSLVILFSNLLALSSEHMIAASPAVLPYVTAPNISSFFPTPTNDTQWPLSSADPPRSEALEPVPNSGEECQDY, from the exons ATGGCTACTACCTTCAAAAAGttctctggttcttcttcttcttctgctgctgctgctgctgtgtCTCTAGTTATCCTCTTCTCTAATTTGCTTGCTCTTTCTAGTGAGCATATGATTGCAGCTTCTCCAGCAGTTTTGCCATATGTAACTGCACCCaatatttcttctttttttcctaCTCCAACAAACGACACCCAGTGGCCTCTAAGTTCTGCAGATCCTCCAAGATCAGAAGCATTAGAACCTGTGCCCAATTCAG GAGAAGAGTGCCAAGATTACTAG
- the LOC110636679 gene encoding uncharacterized protein LOC110636679, which translates to MGSTQSVQVPEEDDESEEEEDDHNVVGALREIDGNNLVKKVLEQEPEILPCHASASPLSPQLSSLGTPRLCPSIKVWDPYNVLAPPPPPPLPIFSRSLSSSSSGGIVDEDRVVTEVFLINHGECDLNLRPDLVGGRCHVAALTPIGKRQARALAVFFNSQGVKFNAVYSSPLDRARSTAVSVCQEINFAEEQIQSSDALVEMSLGHWEGCPCSEIYTPEVLSLIESCQPDFCAPSGESLRQVEFRMVQFLNRILGLPEKLRSDFTLHHQIKNQGFSHDRDPPPLLPQHWDTHHRHRPLFSRKKSGKSRLQYVTTTGNHEGEDEISPREASDQSALHNLSVRSSTSISSCIGVFTHSIPIKCLLTGLLGCSPVMLQRICIEDSSVTVLLHSWKTGWQIKRLNDTAHLRLL; encoded by the exons ATGGGCTCAACACAGTCCGTACAAGTACCCGAAGAAGATGATGagagtgaagaagaagaagacgatCATAATGTGGTAGGAGCTTTAAGAGAAATTGATGGCAACAATTTGGTTAAGAAGGTTCTCGAACAAGAGCCTGAAATACTACCTTGCCATGCTTCAGCATCGCCGCTCTCTCCTCAGCTCTCTTCCTTAGGTACGCCGCGCCTCTGCCCGTCGATTAAGGTGTGGGACCCTTACAATGTCTTGGCCCCACCTCCGCCTCCCCCTCTTCCAATTTTCTCTCGGAGCTTGTCGTCGTCTTCGTCCGGTGGGATTGTTGACGAGGATCGCGTCGTTACGGAGGTGTTTTTGATTAATCATGGAGAGTGCGACCTTAATTTAAGGCCGGATTTGGTCGGTGGGAGATGCCACGTGGCGGCTTTGACGCCGATTGGGAAACGTCAGGCTAGGGCTTTAGCTGTGTTCTTTAACTCTCAAGGGGTGAAGTTCAATGCGGTTTATTCCTCGCCCTTGGATCGAGCAAGATCAACTGCTGTTTCTGTTTGCCAG GAAATAAATTTTGCGGAGGAACAGATACAATCATCAGATGCTCTTGTAGAGATGAGTCTGGGGCATTGGGAGGGGTGCCCCTGTTCAGAAATATATACACCTGAAGTTCTGAGCTTGATTGAAAGTTGCCAGCCTGATTTTTGTGCACCATCTGGAGAATCATTAAGGCAGGTGGAATTTAGGATGGTTCAGTTCTTAAATAGGATTCTTGGACTGCCTGAAAAGTTGAGATCAGATTTCACGTTGCACCATCAAATCAAGAACCAAGGGTTTTCTCATGATCGAGATCCACCTCCTCTATTGCCACAACATTGGGATACGCATCACAGGCATCGACCATTGTTCTCAAGGAAGAAGTCTGGTAAGAGCAGGCTGCAGTATGTGACTACCACTGGCAATCATGAGGGTGAGGATGAGATCTCTCCCAGGGAAGCCAGTGACCAAAGTGCACTGCATAATTTGAGTGTTAGGAGCTCAACCTCCATCTCTTCATGTATTGGTGTTTTCACTCATTCAATTCCTATTAAGTGCCTCCTCACAGGCCTCCTGGGTTGCAGCCCAGTAATGTTACAAAGGATCTGCATAGAAGATTCTTCAGTGACAGTATTGCTTCATTCATGGAAAACAGGTTGGCAGATAAAACGCTTGAATGATACTGCACATCTTAGGCTTCTCTAG